The following proteins come from a genomic window of Drosophila sulfurigaster albostrigata strain 15112-1811.04 chromosome X, ASM2355843v2, whole genome shotgun sequence:
- the LOC133848779 gene encoding trypsin alpha-3-like has product MFFILGSLLASTVFHSNLPMLDERIVGGETTNIREFPHQISMRYRGNHRCGGSIYDRNTIVSAAHCVNTLADASNLTIYIGTNNIFFPTGQELAVRKFVIHDNYRTLNHDYDVALLFLDGDIEYNENAQPIELATERPENDTPVLVTGWGTTTEGGYFASDLQKVEVNIVDNSVCGSAYSILQPSMLCAGVTGGGKDACQGDSGGPLIFENKLLGIVSWGSGCARPNYPGVYASVPELRSWIEETATE; this is encoded by the coding sequence atgtttttcatacTCGGTTCACTGTTGGCAAGCACCGTCTTCCACAGCAATCTGCCGATGCTAGACGAAAGAATTGTTGGCGGCGAGACAACTAACATTCGCGAGTTTCCTCATCAGATTTCCATGCGTTACCGAGGCAATCATAGATGTGGCGGATCAATCTATGACAGGAATACCATTGTGAGCGCAGCTCATTGTGTGAATACTCTAGCTGATGCTTCAAACCTGACGATCTATATTGGCACCAACAATATCTTCTTCCCTACTGGCCAGGAGCTTGCTGTACGGAAATTCGTTATTCATGACAACTACAGGACCCTTAATCATGACTACGATGTAGCGCTTCTATTCCTTGACGGAGACATTGAGTATAACGAGAATGCTCAGCCAATTGAATTGGCAACGGAACGTCCTGAGAACGATACTCCAGTCCTTGTAACTGGTTGGGGAACAACTACTGAAGGTGGCTATTTTGCCAGCGACCTGCAAAAGGTGGAAGTAAACATTGTCGATAACTCAGTTTGCGGGTCCGCCTATTCCATTCTGCAGCCCAGTATGTTATGTGCAGGCGTCACTGGCGGTGGCAAGGATGCCTGCCAGGGTGACTCTGGTGGCCCCCTGATCTTCGAGAATAAGCTGCTGGGCATTGTGTCATGGGGCTCAGGATGTGCTCGTCCAAATTATCCAGGCGTTTATGCATCCGTTCCCGAGTTGCGCTCTTGGATCGAAGAGACCGCAACAGAGTGA
- the LOC133848414 gene encoding N(G),N(G)-dimethylarginine dimethylaminohydrolase 1, with translation MSPKYTHAIVARISNALQESGSFDVQLAKQQHEQYCALLREIGLDVIELPPDDALPEGVFVESSAVVCNGVALIGRSENAKRRREADSMAIILKKELDIPVIEIDDPHAQLDGGDVLFTGREFFIGISSFTNEEGARAVAMAYPEYPVTPIRVNGSKRLKYYVTMAGPDVLCVSTSPTCQEIVKRMEREASFTYQKLTLPEESAANMLYINGTIVHRSPTEIPEAYKTLKEKIDIPTRNINISEFSQYSSGLSSACLLLRRWKSIRSI, from the exons ATGTCACCCAAATACACGCACGCCATTGTCGCCAG AATCTCGAATGCGCTGCAAGAGAGTGGCAGCTTTGATGTGCAATTGGCGAAACAACAGCACGAACAATATTGCGCTTTATTGCGTGAAATCGGACTCGATGTCATTGAGCTCCCACCGGATGATGCTCTGCCCGAGGGCGTCTTCGTTGAGAGCAGCGCCGTCGTCTGCAATGGCGTTGCGCTCATTGGACGCTCTGAGAATGCGAAACGACGACGCGAGGCCGACAGCATGGCCATTATACTGAAAAAGGAGCTCGACATTCCCGTTATTGAGATTGACGATCCACATGCTCAGCTCGACGGGGGCGATGTGCTCTTTACGG GGCGCGAGTTCTTCATTGGCATCTCGTCGTTTACGAATGAGGAGGGCGCACGTGCCGTGGCCATGGCATATCCTGAATATCCAGTGACACCTATAAGA GTGAACGGATCAAAGCGTTTGAAGTACTACGTGACTATGGCTGGGCCGGATGTGCTGTGCGTCAGCACGAGTCCCACATGTCAGGAGATTGTGAAGCGGATGGAGCGTGAGGCGAGTTTCACCTATCAGAAGCTGACGCTGCCCGAGGAGAGTGCGGCCAACATGTTGTACATCAATGGCACCATTGTGCACAGATCACCAACTGAAATTCCAGAAGCTTATAAG ACTTTGAAAGAGAAAATCGACATTCCAACACGTAACATTAACATTAGCGAATTTAGCCAATATTCCAGCGGTTTGAGCTCcgcttgcttgctgctgcGACGCTGGAAATCCATCAGAAGCATTTGA
- the LOC133849560 gene encoding adhesion G protein-coupled receptor A3, which produces MNAAQQRLLLPLLLLLQTSIVVVQAMCPTKCSCKNISENIQTLRVRCDEQHIVNWQELQFGDDVHLISSINASKNAIAQVSEEDFKTFTKLERLDLSSNLLSELDKHSFGSSLANVVRLKLANNSISHIYEGAFELMPKLKQLDLSNNPLACDCGLIWLIAWSNARDVRLHPAPKCESPVNFRGMPLKKLKVGIDFRCESLLQPLLELVPKQNQIAFEGDELQLKCYAPRVAIGAPRESEDLPTRAYVFWGWSDKIRQQNSTDDIIYRDPTKVFNDVNLDPRHSTDSGILSSILRIGSLTQNHTGMWDCTLRSQQANLSQSIVLHVVAKGTLYCDALVTHTNKGSYHWPRTMRGETVLQACVEEPSELSSERRATHVCGNDGKWQQLNTESCVYVSETTRIFEQFAKVNLTLTKGQNALEIARRLHNFTHIQTQLHKIRDPMDLEYIARTLLKYLEQPLEAHQQQEISYLLMDIVSQLLTLPGKLFEAAQREQQTGHKLLHIVEAAALHLETATETTTDGEWRQRQRNIFVEFFNISLEQFVSMSCVWLDGSLRGLQCNSANDTIPMYEHGDIDAAIQLPQQLLHELTNVSATSNLRLMITLHRNAKLLPELLNATQTLSSAIIGARLYSNEGELLEEHQHSEQQQQSMLEEDVYQQRITIMLRAHPYHDSLSAPQPAWWDAEEQAWNTRVCQQHYQHRTLLMFSCSRSGYFGLLQRTAYLNDYRSELAGARFRHAPLAVYVGCAVLFACAWFNIVTFVVFGCAIRINRVQRHALVNTWLALASLCLAFVLGIYQTTSQLHCRLFGLLLHYLSLCVLLWLCVSLSSMYKRLSKSTTATSLPQHTATTATMAASQLGGIAAGASQEPHQRKPILGIYLVGWGIALLICGISSAVNMSEYAAYSYCFLHNATTLNALLVPAVILLIFSGILALCIYYQLSQQAVNVLQQREQQQQHQQQLGQRQYSDNNTQATEHIDLDWLDANGCATKEAAPSCSALQLQLQLQEQYSTLSNPLSSIVDDYERSNMSHLRGHLSFVVLYVAAWSSAALYVHSEEQLYVMCFVASCVVLGLFLLLFYNLTRNDARQAWTQHRLARVNRMLVAGYNNGAATTGGGGVANGAGAAAGSSGGGGGAAMISNSIVAYKATAATGSLYEANNSTGSRSNSQCSNKQRSSSARSMRSQTRSNGQLDCTTQQLLSAASGNGNSHGITIINNSNNVGSLGATSLLHESSIPSAELFYNPNQINVARKFFKKQKRLAKRNNFELQRQALPQTLHSQHSLSDASSEQLYARHHNAMTLLAGGSKVNNTNLHYRKSPTALKEAPTQLEALQYKRCFVPTTKILQANIYTNIPETLTPQHEVIKLRTSGVRTPSLLDETLHEHEEHEDELLTTQEDDDGSSLDEHAPLYANTMPVSTVEIFRSNNNGATTSTPVAKKQPSLEAMNSLGLPEVTTPKQTHLNSSAASEALSVAEESPLLQKHEVYVSNSLQVTNSIRLEDDFPSVLIRYSQQQQSKSLNNISDMLATNGEAASAGDSAAGSGVALPLEGSANSLQNLPQLQQPLQVDVAAHFQLPNGTRLLSASPTNESDLNYQNSEISIRSHGLYAPQADNDLNLTLTDDFRCYQSSNASDADVDILNEFDDEFLATNEPHYNHHVALLGNSNSNSNSNSNSGAGEAAAEQQPDEDDDEDEDEDGDVVGNVATSDVGELQHDDDEDEEAMNHSIDELYEAIKCRSPLKSCRPTQLPPMLAETSSSSSERLRKTDTTATQSTTTITTSGAAAEGVNLNETVEDDSSQSSVISYIDPRASSEQQQQQHNNPS; this is translated from the exons ATGAATGCTGCACAACAACGGCTGCTGCTcccgctgcttctgctgctgcagacgtccattgttgttgtgcaggCAATGTGCCCCACAAAATGCAGTTGCAAGAACATTTCGGAAAATATACAAACGTTGCGTGTGCGCTGCGACGAACAGCATATTGTTAACTGGCAGGAGCTGCAATTCGGCGACGATGTGCACCTCATAAGCAGCAT CAATGCGAGCAAAAACGCCATTGCTCAAGTCAGCGAAGAGGACTTTAAAACCTTTACGAAACTGGAACGCTTGGACTTGTCATCGAATCTGCTCAGCGAACTGGACAAACACAGCTTTGGCAGCAGCCTAGCAAATGTGGTGCGCCTCAAATTGGCCAACAACTCGATCAGTCATATTTACGAAGGCGCCTTTGAGCTGATGCCCAAACTCAAGCAGCT TGACTTGTCGAACAATCCGCTGGCCTGCGATTGCGGTCTAATCTGGCTGATTGCCTGGTCAAATGCACGCGATGTGCGCCTTCATCCGGCACCCAAATGCGAATCTCCGGTGAATTTTCGCGGTATGCCGCTGAAAAAACTGAAAGTGGGCATTGATTTCCGTTGCGAATcgctgctgcagccgctgctCGAATTGGTGCCCAAGCAGAATCAG ATTGCCTTTGAGGGCGACGAACTGCAGCTGAAGTGCTATGCGCCCCGTGTGGCAATTGGAGCACCGCGTGAATCCGAGGATTTGCCCACACGTGCCTATGTATTTTGGGGCTGGTCGGATAAGATACGCCAACAGAACTCCACCGACGACATCATCTATCGCGACCCAACCAAAGTGTTCAACGATGTCAATCTGGATCCGCGGCATTCCACCGATTCGGGCATCTTGAGCTCGATACTACGCATTGGCAGCCTAACACAGAATCACACTGGCATGTGGGATTGCACGCTGCGCAGCCAACAGGCGAATCTATCGCAATCGATAGTGTTGCATGTGGTGGCCAAGGGAACGCTCTATTGCGATGCACTCGTAACGCACACCAACAAAGGCAGCTACCATTGGCCACGGACAATGCGAGGCGAGACGGTGCTGCAAGCATGCGTGGAGGAGCCGAGCGAATTAAGCAGCGAACGGAGGGCAACACATGTGTGTGGCAACGATGGCAAGTGGCAGCAGTTGAACACGGAGAGTTGTGTTTATGTGAGTGAAACGACGCGGATATTCGAGCAATTCGCCAAGGTGAATTTAACGCTAACGAAGGGACAAAATGCGCTGGAGATTGCGCGACGTTTGCACAATTTCACGCACATACAAACGCAGCTGCACAAGATACGTGATCCGATGGATTTGGAGTACATAGCGCGGACGCTGCTCAAGTATTTGGAGCAACCGCTGGAGGCgcatcagcagcaggagaTAAGCTATCTGCTGATGGACATTGTGTCGCAGCTGTTGACGTTGCCGGGCAAACTGTTTGAGGCCGCACAGCGTGAACAACAAACGGGCCACAAGCTGTTGCACATTGTCGAGGCGGCAGCGTTGCATCTGGAGACGGCCACCGAGACGACGACGGATGGCGAATGGCGTCAGCGACAACGCAACATTTTCGTGGAGTTCTTTAACATTAGTCTCGAGCAATTTGTAAGCATGTCATGTGTGTGGCTCGATGGCAGCCTGCGTGGACTGCAGTGCAATAGTGCCAACGATACGATTCCAATGTACGAACACGGCGACATCGATGCGGCAATCCAATTGccacaacagctgctgcaCGAACTAACGAATGTGAGTGCAACGAGTAATTTGCGATTGATGATAACGCTGCATCGCAACGCGAAGCTGTTGCCCGAACTCTTGAACGCCACACAAACGTTATCCTCAGCCATCATTGGAGCGCGTCTCTACAGCAACGAAGGAGAGCTACTCGAAGAGCACCAACATtcggagcagcaacaacagtcgaTGCTTGAGGAAGATGTCTACCAGCAACGCATCACAATAATGCTGCGTGCACATCCGTATCACGATTCGTTGAGTGCACCGCAGCCCGCCTGGTGGGATGCCGAAGAACAGGCGTGGAATACACGCGTCTGTCAGCAACATTATCAGCATCGCACACTCTTAATGTTCAGCTGCAGTCGCAGCGGTTACTTTGGCCTGCTGCAGCGTACCGCTTACCTCAATGACTATCGAAGTGAACTGGCTGGAGCGAGGTTTCGTCACGCTCCTCTTGCTGTTTATGTGggttgtgctgtgctgtttgCCTGCGCCTGGTTCAACATTGTCACCTTTGTGGTCTTTGGCTGTGCCATACGCATCAATCGTGTGCAACGTCATGCTTTGGTCAACACTTGGCTGGCTCTCGCTTCGCTGTGCTTGGCCTTTGTGCTGGGCATCTATCAGACAACGAGTCAGCTGCATTGTCGTCTCTTTGGACTCCTCCTGCACTATCTCAGCCTGTGTGTGCTGCTCTGGTTGTGCGTCAGTCTGAGCAGCATGTACAAACGGTTGAGTAAATCAACGACAGCCACTTCGCTGCCACAGCACACGGCAACAACGGCCACAATGGCAGCCTCGCAGCTCGGAGGGATTGCAGCCGGCGCTTCACAGGAGCCGCATCAACGGAAACCTATACTCGGCATCTATCTGGTTGGATGGGGCATTGCTTTGTTGATTTGCGGCATCAGCAGTGCTGTGAATATGTCCGAGTATGCAGCTTATAGCTATTGCTTTTTACACAATGCAACCACGTTGAATGCTTTGCTTGTGCCCGCTGTTATACTCTTGATATTCAGTGGGATTCTGGCGCTGTGCATTTACTATCAACTCAGCCAGCAGGCGGTGAATGTGCTGCAACaacgagagcagcagcagcagcatcaacaacagctggGACAGCGACAGTATTCGGATAACAACACTCAGGCAACGGAGCACATCGATTTGGATTGGCTGGATGCGAATGGTTGTGCCACAAAGGAGGCAGCGCCCAGTTGCTctgcgttgcagttgcaactgcagttgcaggAACAATACAGCACACTGAGCAATCCGTTGAGCAGCATCGTCGATGATTACGAACGTTCGAATATGTCGCATCTCCGTGGACATCTCAGCTTTGTGGTGCTCTATGTGGCTGCATGGAGTTCGGCGGCGTTGTATGTGCACAGCGAGGAGCAGCTGTATGTGATGTGCTTTGTGGCCAGCTGCGTGGTGTTGGGACTCTTCCTGCTCCTCTTCTACAATCTGACGCGCAACGATGCGCGACAAGCGTGGACGCAACATCGCTTGGCGCGTGTCAATCGGATGCTTGTTGCCGGCTACAACAatggagcagcaacaaccggaggaggaggagttgcAAATGGAGCTGGAGCGGCAGCTGggagcagcggcggcggcggcggtgctGCCATGATTAGCAACTCGATTGTGGCCTACAAAGCGACGGCAGCAACTGGTTCGCTGTATGAGGCAAACAATTCAACGGGTTCGCGTTCGAATAGCcaatgcagcaacaaacaacgcagcagcagcgctcgAAGTATGCGCAGCCAAACACGCAGCAATGGCCAATTGGATTGCACCACGCAGCAGTTGTTGAGTGCTGCATCTGGTAATGGCAATAGTCATGGCATCACCATCATCAATAACAGTAACAATGTTGGAAGTCTGGGGGCCACATCGTTGCTGCATGAGAGCAGCATTCCCAGTGCTGAGCTCTTCTACAATCCCAATCAGATCAATGTGGCCCGCAAGTTCTTCAAGAAACAGAAACGCCTCGCGAAGCGCAACAACTTTGAGCTGCAGCGTCAGGCGTTGCCACAAACGTTGCACAGTCAGCACAGCTTGAGCGATGCCAGCTCCGAGCAGCTTTATGCCCGGCATCACAATGCGATGACTTTGCTTGCCGGTGGCAGCAAAGTGAACAATACGAATTTGCATTATCGCAAATCTCCGACAGCGCTGAAGGAGGCGCCCACACAGCTGGAGGCGTTGCAGTATAAACGTTGTTTTGTGCCCACCACAAAGATTCTCCAGGCGAACATTTATACAAACATACCGGAGACATTGACGCCACAGCATGAGGTGATTAAGCTGCGGACGAGCGGAGTGCGAACGCCTTCGTTGTTGGATGAGACGCTGCATGAGCATGAGGAGCATGAGGATGAACTGTTGACCACGCAGGAGGATGACGATGGCAGTTCGTTGGATGAGCATGCTCCACTCTATGCCAACACAATGCCAGTTAGTACGGTGGAAATCTttcgcagcaacaacaacggagcCACAACATCAACGCCTGTGGCCAAGAAGCAGCCAAGTTTGGAGGCCATGAACAGTTTGGGTTTGCCGGAGGTAACAACTCCAAAGCAGACGCATCTCAACAGCAGCGCAGCGAGTGAAGCGCTTAGTGTGGCCGAAGAGTCTCCATTGCTGCAAAAGCATGAGGTTTATGTCTCCAATTCACTGCAGGTGACCAACAGCATTCGATTAGAGGATGATTTCCCCAGCGTGCTCATTCGCTacagtcaacagcagcaatcgaAATCGTTGAACAACATTAGCGATATGTTGGCAACGAATGGAGAAGCCGCTTCAGCTGGCGATTCAGCTGCTGGATCAGGAGTTGCTCTTCCTCTCGAAGGCAGCGCCAATTCGTTGCAGAATCTGCCACAGTTGCAGCAACCGTTGCAAGTTGATGTCGCCGCGCATTTTCAGCTGCCGAATGGCACGCGTTTGCTCTCGGCGAGTCCGACGAACGAGAGCGATCTGAACTATCAGAATTCGGAGATTAGCATACGAAGTCACGGTTTGTATGCGCCACAGGCGGATAACGATTTGAATCTCACGCTCACTGATGATTTTCGCTGCTATCAATCGTCGAATGCCAGCGATGCGGATGTCGACATCCTCAACGAGTTTGACGATGAATTTTTGGCCACCAACGAACCGCATTACAATCATCATGTGGCGCTGCTtggcaatagcaacagcaacagcaatagcaatagcaacagtgGAGCTGGCGAAGCTGCTGCCGAACAGCAACCCGACGAAGATGATGACGAAGATGAGGATGAAGACGGAGATGTTGTGGGGAATGTTGCCACGTCTGACGTCGGCGAGTTGCAGcacgatgacgatgaagatgaGGAGGCCATGAATCATTCAATCGATGAGCTATACGAAGCCATCAAATGCCGCAGTCCGCTGAAGAGCTGCAGACCCACACAGTTGCCGCCAATGCTGGCGGagacgagcagcagcagctcggaAAGATTACGCAAGACtgacacaacagcaacacaatcaacaacaacgataacaacgaGTGGAGCAGCTGCTGAGGGTGTGAATCTGAATGAAACTGTCGAGGATGacagcagccagagcagcGTCATCTCCTATATTGATCCTAGAGCCAGCagcgagcagcaacaacaacaacataacaaTCCCAGTTAG